A stretch of DNA from Methylomicrobium lacus LW14:
GCTTCGATTTGGCGTATTCTTTCGCGGGTCACGTCAAACTGCTTGCCGACTTCCTCGAGCGTATGGTCGGTATTCATGTTGATGCCGAAACGCATCCTGAGTACCTTTGCTTCGCGCGCGGTCAATCCTGCCAACACATTTTGAGTCGATTCACGCAGGCCGGCAATTGTAGCAGATTCGACCGGCGATAGCACCCTCGAATCTTCGATAAAATCGCCCAGATGCGAGTCCTCGTCGTCGCCGATCGGCGTTTCCATCGAGATCGGCTCCTTCGCGATTTTCAAAACCTTGCGCACCTTGTCCTCGGGCATTTCCATGCGCACGGCCAATTCTTCCGGGGTCGCCTCGCGGCCCAACTCCTGCAGAATCTGCCGGGAGATACGGTTCAGCTTGTTGATCGTCTCGATCATATGCACCGGAATCCGGATCGTGCGCGCCTGGTCCGCGATCGAGCGAGTGATCGCCTGCCGAATCCACCACGTCGCATAGGTCGAGAACTTGTAACCGCGGCGGTATTCGAACTTGTCGACCGCCTTCATCAGGCCGATATTGCCTTCCTGGATCAGATCGAGGAATTGCAGGCCGCGGTTGGTGTATTTTTTCGCGATCGAAATAACCAGACGCAGGTTCGCCTCGATCATTTCTTTCTTCGCGCGCCGCGATTTGGCCTCGCCGATCGACATGCGCCGGTTGATGTCCTTCAGGCCGTTGATCGTCAAGCCGAATTTCGCTTCGATCTCGCCCAGGTTTTTGATCGCCCTGCGCAGGTCTTTTTCGTAAGGCTTCAAGACTTCGGCGTATTTGCCGCCATCCGCCAGACAGCGCTCCAGCCAGGCAGGACTGCTCTCGTCTTCGGTAAACAGCGCGATAAATTCAGGGCGCGGCATTTTCGCATGCTTCGTGCAGATTTCCAGGATCGTTCTTTCCTGGTCGCGCACGCTTGCTACGCCTTCCGGAATGATGCCGGACAGCTTTTTCAGGTACTGCGGCGTCCACTTGAATTCCATGAACAGATCGGCCAGCACATCGAAGGCCTGTTCGGTTTCCGAACTCGCATAGCCGTATTTTTTGCAGGCACTGGTCGCGGCCTGCAATTGCGCCCTGAGCTTATCGATCTTCTCGTTGACTTCTTCGAGATTCAGACCTTTCAGTTCTTCGTCGGCAGCCCCGGCGTCTTCGACGTCATCCACACCGGTCTGAGCCACGCTCAAGTCATCGGCCTCGCTGTAATCGGCAAAACCGGTAATCAGATCGTTCAGGCGGATGCCGCCTTCTTCGGTCGAAATCGAATCATAGGATTGCAGGAAGTCGTCAACCACGACGCAGGACCGCGCCAAGGCCTTGACCAATTGCTGCTGACCTTCCTCGATTCTTTTGGCAATCTTCAACTCGTCCGCGCGCGTCAGCAGTTCCACCGAACCCATTTCGCGCATGTACATGCGCACCGGATCGGTGGTCCGGCCGAATTCGCTGTCGACCGACGCGAGCGCGGCAACTTCTTCCGCATCTTCGTCATCGGAGGTGACCGCCGCCGCATCGGTAATCAATGAATCTTCATCGGGCGCAACCTCATAGACCTGGATGCCCATGTCATTGATCATGCCGATGAAATCATCGATTTGTTCGGGATCGACGATATCGCTCGGCAAATGATCATTAATCTCGGCATAAGTCAGGAAGCCCTGAATTTTGCCTTTGGCAATCAATTGTTTAATCTGAGACTGTTGCTGTTCTTGATTCATCATTCACTCACCGGATATGTAATTCAGCAGAACTACACGTAACTATTAATTCTACTATATAAATTTATGGCTTGGCATCTACTTTTTTGAGAGCCGATATAAGGGCATATAATCTTCGCAGAGATTCTTTGTCCTCGGCCGTCGGCTGTTTTTTTGAGTAGATCCGCTCGACTTCGTTTTCAGCGGACTGTATACGCAATTTAACAAGAGCATCACAGAACTCTGCTTCCACCCCTTCGTCAGAAGCTTGCAAATCCAGAAACGCCAGCGCCTTGACCGACTTTTCCTCGGGCGAGCCGCGGTAAGACTCGAGCAATACCGCCGTATTGGCCGGTTTTTGCGCCAAAATAGCCTGTACGATATGCCTAAACAATTCGACGCCGGAAAATGCCAGCGTAGTCCAGTCGATTTCCTGCAATTCGGGGCGCATCGCCAATTTAGGATTTTGCACCAGCAGCGCAATCGCCATGCGCGCGGAGGTCATTCTGCCTTTCGCATGCGGATTTGCAGGCCGAACATTTCGACTAAGTGTAGCCTCATTTTGCAAAACATCCAGATAGCTGGTGTCGGACAAGGTCTTGAGCCTCGCAAACATCATTTCCCGGAAAATCCCCGCCGGCAGCTTTTCGAGATACGGACGGGTCTTGCCGACCAGTTGCGCGCGCCCTTCGAGACTGGTCAACTGCAAATCCTTGCCGGCCTCGGCAAAAAAATAATCGGACAAGACCTGAGCCTCACGCATCCGCGCACGAAAGCGCTCAACACCCTCCTTGCGCACCAGCGAATCGGGATCTTCATCCTGCGGCAACAGCATGATGCGCGCCTGCCGCCCGTCGCGAAGACAAGGAAACACCGCATCCATCGCCCGCCAAGCCGCCTCTCTTCCCGCCCGGTCGCCGTCGAAACAAAATATCAGCTCCGGCGCAAAGCGGAACAGCAGCTCCGCATGCGCCTGCGACGCCGCGGTACCCAAAGCGGCCACCGCATTGTCGATGCCGTATTCGGCCAACGCGATCACATCCATGTAGCCTTCGACCAACATTATCTGCGCCGGTTTGCTGTTTTTCTTCAACAGCTCATAAAGCCCGTAAACCTCTCTGCCTTTATGAAATAGGGACGTTTCCGGAGAATTCAAATATTTCGGCAAAGAATCGTCCAGAACGCGCCCGCCGAAGCCGACGATGCGGCCGCGCTTGTCGCGAATCGGAAACATTACCCGGCCGCGGAAGCGGTCATACACATGACCCGCCTCATTCTTGACCGACAGTCCGGCATCCAACAAGGCCTGTTGGTTAAAGCGCCCGGACAAGGATTGCCACGCATCGGGCGCATAGCCCAGCCGATAATCGCGCATCACCTGCTCGCCGACGCCCCTCCTGCGAAAATAATCCCTGGCAACAGATCCTGCCTTGACATGCATTTGCTCCGTATAAAACTGAGCCGCCTGCTCCATCAACTGATACAGATTATTGAGGTCGTCTTTTTTTTGCGGCGAACTTTGCGCCGAAAAGGACTCTCTCGGCACATCGACGCCGACAAACGCGGCCAAATCCTCGATCGCTTCGACAAAGTCAAGCCGGTTGAATTCCATCAAAAAAGAAATCGCGTTGCCGCTGACCCCGCAACCGAAGCAATGATAAAACTGTTTATCGCGATTGACCGAAAAACTCGGCGTTTTTTCGCTATGGAAGGGACAACGGGCGACAAAATTCGCCCCCGTCTTTTTGAGAGGAAGGTGCGCATCGATAAGGTCGACAATATCAACCCGCACCAGAAGGTCATCAATGAACTGACGAGGTATACGTCCC
This window harbors:
- the dnaG gene encoding DNA primase, coding for MSEGRIPRQFIDDLLVRVDIVDLIDAHLPLKKTGANFVARCPFHSEKTPSFSVNRDKQFYHCFGCGVSGNAISFLMEFNRLDFVEAIEDLAAFVGVDVPRESFSAQSSPQKKDDLNNLYQLMEQAAQFYTEQMHVKAGSVARDYFRRRGVGEQVMRDYRLGYAPDAWQSLSGRFNQQALLDAGLSVKNEAGHVYDRFRGRVMFPIRDKRGRIVGFGGRVLDDSLPKYLNSPETSLFHKGREVYGLYELLKKNSKPAQIMLVEGYMDVIALAEYGIDNAVAALGTAASQAHAELLFRFAPELIFCFDGDRAGREAAWRAMDAVFPCLRDGRQARIMLLPQDEDPDSLVRKEGVERFRARMREAQVLSDYFFAEAGKDLQLTSLEGRAQLVGKTRPYLEKLPAGIFREMMFARLKTLSDTSYLDVLQNEATLSRNVRPANPHAKGRMTSARMAIALLVQNPKLAMRPELQEIDWTTLAFSGVELFRHIVQAILAQKPANTAVLLESYRGSPEEKSVKALAFLDLQASDEGVEAEFCDALVKLRIQSAENEVERIYSKKQPTAEDKESLRRLYALISALKKVDAKP
- the rpoD gene encoding RNA polymerase sigma factor RpoD, with the protein product MNQEQQQSQIKQLIAKGKIQGFLTYAEINDHLPSDIVDPEQIDDFIGMINDMGIQVYEVAPDEDSLITDAAAVTSDDEDAEEVAALASVDSEFGRTTDPVRMYMREMGSVELLTRADELKIAKRIEEGQQQLVKALARSCVVVDDFLQSYDSISTEEGGIRLNDLITGFADYSEADDLSVAQTGVDDVEDAGAADEELKGLNLEEVNEKIDKLRAQLQAATSACKKYGYASSETEQAFDVLADLFMEFKWTPQYLKKLSGIIPEGVASVRDQERTILEICTKHAKMPRPEFIALFTEDESSPAWLERCLADGGKYAEVLKPYEKDLRRAIKNLGEIEAKFGLTINGLKDINRRMSIGEAKSRRAKKEMIEANLRLVISIAKKYTNRGLQFLDLIQEGNIGLMKAVDKFEYRRGYKFSTYATWWIRQAITRSIADQARTIRIPVHMIETINKLNRISRQILQELGREATPEELAVRMEMPEDKVRKVLKIAKEPISMETPIGDDEDSHLGDFIEDSRVLSPVESATIAGLRESTQNVLAGLTAREAKVLRMRFGINMNTDHTLEEVGKQFDVTRERIRQIEAKALRKLRHPSRSEQLRCFLDGD